From the genome of Streptococcus lutetiensis, one region includes:
- the pta gene encoding phosphate acetyltransferase, translated as MGIRSLFGSLREKIVGKNLKIVFPEGNDERVLRAAARLKFEGLIEPIILGEATEVRESLAKFGFADQNYVIINPQTYDNFDEMKKAFLEIRKSKATPKDADRLLKDVNYFGVMLVKLDLADGMVSGAIHSTADTVRPALQIIKTKPGISRTSGVFLMNRESTDQRFMFADCAINIDPNAQELSEIALNTADTARIFDIDPKIAMLSFSTKGSAKAPQAEKVREATQLAKGRQPELAIDGELQFDAAFVPSTAEVKAPDSDVAGQANVFIFPDLQSGNIGYKIAQRLGMFEAIGPILQGLNKPVNDLSRGSSAEDIYKLAIITAAQAVDDMNE; from the coding sequence GATGAACGTGTTCTTCGTGCAGCCGCTCGTTTAAAATTTGAAGGTTTGATTGAACCAATTATTTTAGGAGAAGCTACGGAAGTTCGAGAGTCATTGGCTAAATTCGGTTTTGCTGATCAAAACTATGTGATTATTAATCCGCAAACTTATGATAATTTTGATGAGATGAAGAAAGCCTTTCTTGAAATCCGAAAAAGTAAAGCAACTCCTAAAGATGCTGATCGTCTATTGAAAGACGTTAATTATTTTGGTGTTATGTTGGTCAAACTTGATTTGGCTGATGGTATGGTTTCTGGTGCGATTCATTCAACAGCAGATACTGTTCGTCCAGCTCTTCAAATCATCAAAACAAAACCAGGTATTTCCAGAACATCAGGTGTTTTCTTGATGAACCGTGAAAGCACTGATCAACGTTTTATGTTCGCAGATTGTGCTATCAATATTGATCCAAATGCTCAAGAATTATCTGAAATTGCTTTAAACACTGCTGATACGGCAAGAATTTTTGACATTGATCCAAAGATTGCCATGCTTAGCTTTTCAACAAAAGGAAGTGCCAAAGCGCCTCAAGCTGAAAAAGTTCGTGAAGCCACTCAGCTGGCTAAAGGACGTCAGCCTGAATTGGCTATCGATGGTGAATTGCAATTTGATGCCGCTTTTGTTCCAAGTACAGCAGAAGTAAAAGCACCAGATAGTGACGTCGCTGGACAAGCAAACGTCTTTATTTTCCCAGACCTTCAATCAGGAAACATTGGCTACAAGATTGCTCAACGTCTTGGTATGTTTGAAGCGATTGGTCCAATTCTTCAAGGATTGAATAAACCAGTTAATGATTTATCTCGTGGTTCAAGTGCAGAAGATATTTATAAATTAGCTATTATCACAGCAGCTCAGGCTGTTGATGACATGAACGAATAA
- a CDS encoding SDR family oxidoreductase — translation MTKIALVTGASAGFGKAIVKKLVADGYQVIVSARRLEKLQSLQAELGSDKVYPLQMDVSEPKLIDQALASLPEDWQHIDLLVNNAGLALGLDKTYEADFTDWMTMINTNIVGLVYLTRQVLPSMVKRDSGMIINLGSTAGTIPYPGANVYGASKAFVKQFSLNLRADLAGTKIRVTNIEPGLCEGTEFSNVRFKGDDERAEKLYEGAHAIMPEDIANTVSWVASQPEHVNFNRIEMMPVSQTYGVQPVYRD, via the coding sequence ATGACAAAAATTGCATTAGTAACAGGTGCTTCGGCAGGATTTGGAAAAGCTATTGTTAAGAAATTAGTAGCAGATGGTTACCAAGTTATTGTCAGTGCTCGTCGTTTGGAAAAATTGCAGAGCTTACAAGCAGAACTAGGTAGTGACAAGGTTTATCCTTTGCAAATGGATGTTTCTGAGCCAAAACTCATCGACCAAGCTTTAGCAAGTTTACCAGAAGATTGGCAACACATTGACCTTTTAGTCAATAATGCTGGTTTGGCACTTGGCTTAGACAAGACATATGAGGCGGATTTTACTGACTGGATGACCATGATTAATACCAATATCGTAGGTCTTGTTTATCTGACACGTCAAGTTTTGCCAAGCATGGTTAAGCGTGATTCAGGGATGATTATTAATCTTGGGTCAACAGCAGGAACTATTCCATACCCAGGTGCCAATGTTTACGGTGCATCCAAAGCCTTCGTCAAACAATTCTCGCTAAATTTGCGTGCTGATCTTGCTGGTACAAAGATTCGCGTGACGAATATCGAACCAGGGCTTTGCGAAGGAACAGAGTTCTCAAATGTCCGCTTCAAAGGTGACGATGAACGCGCTGAGAAACTTTACGAAGGAGCGCACGCCATTATGCCAGAAGATATCGCAAATACCGTTTCTTGGGTGGCTAGTCAGCCAGAACATGTGAATTTCAATCGTATTGAAATGATGCCAGTGTCTCAAACATACGGTGTACAGCCTGTTTATCGTGATTAA
- a CDS encoding sodium transporter, protein MKNVKDLLAHLPYRASFYDKNLKLIYSNNRSDGSFFSEPEENELPQWVWTSLEQSPENALHFQIPTESFDHILFQTYQAVKDDSGELLGVTTFIQDLKPVLASYLNESGQAIVGWSDVTSGPSSSNPIFDD, encoded by the coding sequence ATGAAAAATGTAAAAGACCTACTGGCTCATCTTCCTTACCGAGCTAGTTTTTATGATAAAAATTTAAAACTGATTTACAGCAATAATCGTTCAGACGGCTCTTTTTTCTCTGAACCCGAAGAAAATGAATTACCACAATGGGTTTGGACCAGCCTTGAACAATCACCCGAAAATGCCCTTCATTTTCAAATTCCTACCGAATCATTTGACCACATCTTATTTCAAACATATCAAGCAGTTAAAGATGATTCTGGTGAACTTTTGGGTGTTACCACTTTTATTCAAGATTTAAAGCCTGTTCTGGCAAGTTACCTAAATGAGTCTGGTCAAGCAATCGTTGGCTGGTCTGATGTCACTTCTGGACCTTCTAGTAGCAATCCTATTTTCGATGATTAA
- a CDS encoding Cof-type HAD-IIB family hydrolase: MSKIIFLDVDGTLVDYHNRIPESAVLAIRQARANEHKVFVCTGRSRAEMQPELWEIGLDGMIGGNGSYVEYNEEVIMHQMISKEDSRAIVDWLHERGLEFYLESNNGLFASENFKEAACPVMRRYVMQKGKTAAEVEHMEAEDALHGLVYGGELYRDDLNKVSFILNSYQDHLDSAKAFPNLKAGTWGGRGETALFGDLGVKDITKAHAIDVILEHLQASREDTIAFGDAKVDIPMLECCKIGVSMGNGGPEILAMADMVTDDVEEDGLYNAFAKLGLME, from the coding sequence GTGAGTAAAATTATTTTTTTAGATGTTGATGGAACTTTGGTGGATTATCACAATCGTATTCCAGAATCTGCTGTATTGGCAATTCGACAAGCGCGTGCTAATGAGCATAAAGTCTTTGTCTGTACGGGACGTAGTCGTGCAGAAATGCAACCTGAATTATGGGAAATTGGGCTTGATGGCATGATTGGTGGTAATGGCTCATATGTCGAATACAATGAAGAAGTTATCATGCATCAGATGATTTCAAAAGAAGATTCGAGAGCGATTGTTGACTGGTTACATGAGCGAGGATTAGAATTTTATTTGGAATCTAATAATGGCTTGTTTGCTTCGGAAAATTTTAAAGAAGCTGCGTGTCCTGTCATGCGCAGGTATGTTATGCAAAAAGGAAAAACGGCTGCAGAAGTAGAACACATGGAAGCTGAAGATGCTCTTCATGGCTTGGTTTATGGTGGGGAATTGTACCGTGATGACCTAAATAAAGTCAGCTTTATTTTGAATTCCTACCAAGATCATCTGGATTCTGCTAAGGCTTTTCCAAACTTAAAAGCTGGCACTTGGGGTGGTCGAGGGGAAACAGCTTTATTTGGCGACCTCGGCGTTAAAGACATTACCAAAGCGCATGCCATTGACGTTATTTTAGAGCATTTACAGGCTAGTCGTGAGGATACCATTGCTTTTGGTGATGCCAAAGTGGACATTCCTATGCTTGAGTGTTGTAAGATTGGTGTTTCTATGGGAAATGGTGGCCCAGAAATTCTAGCAATGGCTGATATGGTGACTGACGATGTCGAAGAAGATGGCCTTTATAATGCCTTTGCCAAATTAGGTTTGATGGAATAA